Below is a window of Nocardia asteroides DNA.
TGCGCGCGTAGATCTGCTCGTGCGGGACGGACTCGAAGTGCTCCATCGCGCTGATGTAGGTGGGATCGGTGCCGCTCATCGGCGCTGCCTCGGATCGACGGCGCGCAGGGCGGCGGCCGCGGCGGCGTCGGCCTCGTCGAGCAGTCCGGCGCTGAGCAGGAACGCCTCCTTCATCCGGTAGGCCGCCTCGATGTAGCGGTCGAGCAGATCGGCCGCGTCGCGGGCCTTGTGCGCGAAACCGGCCTGCAACTGCTGGGCGGAGACGAAACCGCCGAATCCGCCCGCCTCGGAAGCGGTTTCGAGCCGCTGACGCAGGGCGGCGAGCTTGTCGGCCTGCTCCTCGTAGAGCGCGGCGCAACGGCGCGCGGCATCGGGGTCGAACTTCACGGTCCCCGCCGCGGCGGCGCTGCGGAACCGGGAGATCTCGGCTCTGCTGCTGTCGATCGTCATCGCGTCTCCCCTCCAGATCGTGCGTCGGCGTCCAGGCTAACCGGACCTTCTGGTGTTCGAGCTGTGCACCGGAGCCAGTCTGCGCTGCAGCTGGGCGGCGAGCTGACCGGCGGCCGCGGGCACCACGTGCACCGTTTCCCCGGCGCGCAGCAGGTAGCGGCCGTCGCCGGCCACATCGATCCAGCTGTAGTGCACCGGTGGGGTCGGTGTCGGGCGGTCGAGCCCGGTTTCGATGCGGATGTGTCCCTCGGCGGTGTGCGGGCGGCGCAGCAGCCGCTGGATTCGCGGCACGGCGGGATGGGTCGCGACCACCGTCTCCTCGTCGCGCACCGCGTCCGCGTCGGCCTCGCGCGCGGGCTCACGGCCGGGCGGAGTGTCGGGCAGGCACGCGGCGACCCTGGCCCCGATACCGGCGGTATGGCCGATCGAAACCCGCACGCGGCCACCGAAATCGGGGCGGGTGCCGGGTTCCTGTACCGCGAGCACGGCGTGGTCGTACACCGAGCAGGCCAGCAGCCGGATCTCGCTGCCGGGGGTGTGCGCGCCGCCGACGAGCACGATCCTGGCGTGCGGTGCGGCGATGATCCGCAGGCAGGCGGCGAGATCGGGGTCGCCGCCGCCGGGTAGTCGCTCGCGCAGTGCTGCCCGTACGCGGACGGCTTCGTCCTCGGTGCGTGGCGATTCGAGTACTCGCAGCGGGAACGGCATTCGGTCCTGACCGGATTCCCGCCACACGTGCGCGAATTCGTCAGCGCTGAAGGTCCATCCCATTGCCGATCCCATCCTTACCGAACCAGGACGAGGACAGCCTAACCGGCGTGTCCGATTCCGGCGCATCGTTCATCCGTCCGAATGGAATCTTCGGCGCAATGAGTAGCCGGATGAGTATTTCGGCGGACGTCGGCGGGCGTCGCGGCTCCTACCTTCAGGACAGATC
It encodes the following:
- a CDS encoding ESX secretion-associated protein EspG, with product MGWTFSADEFAHVWRESGQDRMPFPLRVLESPRTEDEAVRVRAALRERLPGGGDPDLAACLRIIAAPHARIVLVGGAHTPGSEIRLLACSVYDHAVLAVQEPGTRPDFGGRVRVSIGHTAGIGARVAACLPDTPPGREPAREADADAVRDEETVVATHPAVPRIQRLLRRPHTAEGHIRIETGLDRPTPTPPVHYSWIDVAGDGRYLLRAGETVHVVPAAAGQLAAQLQRRLAPVHSSNTRRSG